A genomic stretch from Sphingorhabdus pulchriflava includes:
- a CDS encoding MFS transporter — protein MPKSPTIPADRVTILFLVMLVAAAGNTAMQSALPAIASKLDIADVWVSLAFSWSALLWVLTAPKWARLSDKRGRKALMTVGVIGFAASMGLCGLVLWLGLEGFIAPAATFIIFAIFRSLYGGFGSAAPPAVQAYIAARTEREERAKALSLLASSFGLGTVIGPALAHFLIFEPFGLAGPLVVFASFGVLVLVALKLRLPNDTPRFAARGIVTSYPSAASVNQPEVEEGVEEDNALPREEVRLPWRDERFASWLVAGLIGGHAQAIMLGVVGFLIRDRLGLHDLPKETVEATGSVMFVGAMATLLAQWGLIPILQIGSRASVLWGAFLALLGITLVGVSFDFYGITLGFALASLGFGLYRPGFTTGASLAVRRFEQGDVAGKIASLNGSAYIVTPAIGVALFNWWEPATFILIGAALLYLIVWGRKALDDAPKPLDA, from the coding sequence ATGCCCAAAAGCCCTACCATCCCCGCCGATCGGGTGACGATCCTGTTTCTGGTGATGCTGGTGGCCGCTGCGGGCAACACCGCGATGCAATCCGCCCTGCCCGCGATTGCGAGCAAGCTCGACATCGCCGATGTTTGGGTCAGCCTCGCCTTCAGCTGGTCGGCTTTGCTGTGGGTATTGACTGCACCCAAATGGGCCCGGCTGTCGGACAAGCGCGGGCGCAAAGCATTGATGACCGTCGGCGTCATCGGCTTTGCGGCATCAATGGGCTTGTGCGGGCTGGTGCTGTGGCTTGGCCTTGAAGGCTTTATCGCACCCGCAGCGACCTTCATCATCTTTGCCATATTCCGCAGCCTTTATGGCGGTTTCGGTTCTGCAGCGCCACCAGCCGTACAAGCCTATATCGCCGCGCGGACAGAGCGCGAGGAACGCGCCAAGGCGCTGTCATTGCTGGCCTCTTCCTTTGGCCTCGGCACCGTTATCGGCCCTGCCCTTGCCCATTTCCTGATTTTCGAGCCGTTCGGACTGGCCGGGCCCCTGGTAGTTTTCGCCAGCTTTGGCGTATTGGTGCTCGTTGCGCTCAAGCTGCGCCTGCCCAACGATACGCCGCGCTTCGCTGCGCGCGGCATCGTGACGTCCTACCCCTCCGCAGCCTCGGTCAACCAGCCCGAAGTCGAGGAAGGCGTCGAGGAAGATAACGCCCTGCCCCGCGAAGAAGTGCGGCTGCCCTGGCGCGATGAGCGCTTTGCCAGCTGGCTGGTGGCGGGTCTGATCGGGGGCCATGCGCAGGCTATCATGTTGGGCGTGGTGGGCTTTCTTATCCGCGACCGGTTGGGCCTGCACGATTTGCCCAAGGAAACAGTCGAAGCAACCGGCTCCGTCATGTTCGTTGGCGCGATGGCCACCTTGCTCGCGCAATGGGGGCTGATTCCCATCCTGCAGATCGGTTCGCGCGCGTCTGTGCTGTGGGGCGCATTTCTCGCACTGCTCGGCATCACGCTCGTCGGGGTGAGCTTCGATTTTTACGGCATCACTTTGGGCTTCGCGCTCGCTTCGCTGGGTTTCGGTTTATACCGTCCAGGCTTTACCACAGGCGCTTCGCTTGCCGTTCGCCGTTTTGAGCAGGGCGATGTGGCGGGCAAGATCGCATCGTTGAACGGCTCGGCCTATATCGTCACACCCGCCATTGGCGTGGCCCTGTTCAACTGGTGGGAACCGGCGACCTTCATCCTGATTGGAGCGGCGCTGCTCTATCTGATTGTTTGGGGACGCAAGGCGCTGGACGATGCACCCAAGCCGCTGGACGCTTGA
- a CDS encoding Zn-dependent alcohol dehydrogenase produces the protein MKAAVLIEPGKPLEIETLQISNPGPHEVLIRNAACGLCHSDLHFIEGTYPHPLPAVPGHEAAGIVEAVGSEVRTVKVGDAVITCLSAFCGHCEFCVTGRMSLCLGADTRRSPEDPSRLSRPDGSPVNQMLNLSAFAEMMLIHEHACTRIDPEMPLDRAAVIGCAVTTGAGTIFNACKVTPGETVAVVGCGGVGLATINAAKIAGAGRIIACDPIPEKRELAKKLGATDVVDALADDAAAQVIELTKGGVDHAIEAVGRPASGDLAVKSLRRGGTATILGMMPLTHSVGLSAMDLLSGKKLQGAIMGGNRFPVDMPRLVDFYMRGLLDLDSIIAERIPLEQINEGFEKMKKGDSARSVIVFDQ, from the coding sequence ATGAAAGCTGCAGTCCTCATTGAACCGGGCAAACCGCTCGAAATCGAAACCCTGCAAATCTCGAATCCGGGTCCGCATGAGGTGCTGATCCGCAATGCAGCTTGCGGGCTGTGCCATTCGGATCTGCATTTCATCGAAGGTACCTATCCGCATCCGTTGCCCGCTGTGCCGGGCCACGAAGCGGCTGGTATTGTCGAGGCAGTCGGATCCGAAGTGCGCACTGTGAAGGTCGGCGATGCCGTGATCACCTGCCTGTCAGCTTTCTGCGGGCATTGTGAGTTCTGCGTCACCGGGCGGATGTCGCTGTGTCTAGGAGCCGATACCCGTCGTTCGCCGGAAGATCCATCGCGGCTCTCGCGCCCAGATGGCTCGCCGGTGAATCAGATGCTCAACCTTTCGGCTTTCGCCGAAATGATGCTGATCCACGAACATGCGTGCACCCGTATCGACCCCGAAATGCCGCTCGATCGGGCGGCGGTGATCGGTTGTGCGGTGACCACGGGTGCGGGGACAATCTTCAACGCCTGCAAAGTGACACCGGGCGAGACTGTCGCGGTTGTCGGCTGCGGCGGGGTTGGTCTGGCGACGATCAATGCAGCGAAGATTGCGGGTGCTGGGCGCATCATCGCCTGCGATCCGATCCCCGAAAAGCGTGAACTGGCGAAGAAGCTGGGCGCGACCGATGTGGTTGACGCTTTGGCCGATGATGCTGCAGCACAGGTAATCGAGCTGACCAAGGGCGGTGTCGATCATGCGATTGAAGCTGTGGGACGTCCGGCCTCGGGCGATCTGGCGGTCAAGTCGCTGCGCCGTGGCGGAACAGCAACGATCCTTGGCATGATGCCGCTGACCCACTCGGTAGGCCTGTCTGCTATGGACCTGCTGTCGGGCAAGAAGCTGCAAGGTGCGATCATGGGTGGCAACCGCTTCCCGGTAGATATGCCGCGTCTGGTCGATTTCTATATGCGCGGGCTGCTTGATCTCGACAGCATCATCGCTGAGCGAATCCCGCTTGAGCAGATCAACGAAGGCTTTGAGAAGATGAAGAAGGGCGATAGCGCGCGCAGCGTTATCGTATTCGATCAATGA
- a CDS encoding CHAP domain-containing protein → MFRKKIVAALGALALLIPAQAMALQCAPFARDVSGIEIFGNAGTWWGQAAGKYERGNEPKVGAVIAFKPTRSMPIGHVGMVSKIVSDREVLIDHANWSVINGRRGQIERGARVLDVSAAGDWSEVRVWYAPVNGLGTSSYPLYGFIYKDGSSNEA, encoded by the coding sequence ATGTTCCGCAAGAAAATTGTCGCCGCTCTCGGCGCGCTTGCCCTTCTCATACCTGCTCAGGCTATGGCGCTGCAATGCGCGCCCTTTGCACGTGATGTTTCGGGTATCGAGATTTTCGGTAATGCAGGAACCTGGTGGGGTCAGGCGGCTGGCAAATATGAGCGGGGTAATGAGCCTAAGGTTGGCGCGGTCATCGCATTCAAACCCACCCGCTCGATGCCCATCGGGCACGTTGGCATGGTCAGCAAGATTGTTTCGGATCGCGAAGTTTTGATCGACCATGCTAACTGGTCGGTAATCAATGGTCGTCGCGGCCAGATTGAACGTGGCGCCCGTGTATTAGACGTTTCGGCGGCAGGCGATTGGAGCGAAGTCCGCGTCTGGTACGCGCCGGTAAACGGTCTCGGCACCTCCAGCTATCCGCTTTACGGCTTCATCTACAAGGATGGCTCAAGCAACGAAGCTTGA
- a CDS encoding 3-hydroxyacyl-CoA dehydrogenase NAD-binding domain-containing protein, translated as MQSVTTSQDGEILVLSVNNPPVNALSWHVRQGISDGIEQGLKDDSVKAIVIRCEGQTFIAGADITEFGKPPQGPDFNAVLNTIETATKPVIAAIHGTALGGGLETTLVCHYRIAVPSAKLGVPEVKLGLLPGAGGTQRLPRLVGIEQAAVMTSLGEPISAQKALDTGLIDKLASEDSLAADAVAFARECVAKGPRHTRDLPVKGDTAIIAKLEAENARKWKGFDAPYANLRCVAAAAENPNIEDGLKFERAEFMKLMTGSQSAAQRHMFFAERQAAKIDGLPKDTQLRDIKKVGVIGAGTMGGGITMNFLQKGIPVTIVEMVQENLDRGVAVIRKNYEASAAKGRYTSEQVEKMMGLLTPSLSLDDLADCDLVIEAVYESMDVKKDVFGKLDTICKPGAILASNTSYLDVNEIAASTSRPQDVLGMHFFSPANVMKLLEVVRGDKTADDVLATAMAIGKKIGKIAVVAGVCHGFIGNRMLSQRQIPANALLMEGASPEQIDNVFTDFGFPMGPFQMADLAGMDIGWHRDTSLEPTNVREAMCLAGRFGQKNGKGFYDYDEKRNRTPSAEALAIIEDFRSRSNMQKREITDQEIIERCLYPMVNEGYLILEEGKAQRASDIDVVWIYGYGWPVYRGGPMFWGDLEGAKKIVESLERQGVKVAESLKAKAA; from the coding sequence ATGCAATCCGTAACCACCTCGCAGGACGGTGAAATCCTCGTCCTTTCCGTCAACAACCCGCCGGTCAACGCGCTTAGCTGGCATGTGCGCCAGGGCATTTCGGACGGTATCGAACAGGGCCTGAAAGACGACAGCGTCAAGGCGATTGTCATCCGCTGTGAAGGGCAGACCTTCATCGCAGGCGCCGACATCACCGAATTCGGAAAGCCGCCGCAAGGGCCGGATTTCAATGCCGTGCTCAACACCATCGAAACCGCGACCAAACCGGTGATCGCGGCAATCCACGGCACCGCACTGGGCGGTGGCCTCGAAACCACCCTCGTTTGCCACTATCGCATCGCAGTTCCTTCGGCGAAACTCGGTGTACCCGAAGTCAAGCTTGGCCTGCTGCCTGGCGCTGGCGGTACCCAGCGTCTGCCGCGTCTTGTCGGCATTGAACAAGCGGCAGTGATGACCTCGCTCGGCGAACCGATTTCGGCGCAAAAGGCGCTTGATACCGGTCTGATCGACAAGCTGGCGAGTGAAGACAGCCTCGCTGCCGATGCCGTTGCTTTCGCACGCGAATGCGTCGCAAAAGGCCCGCGCCACACCCGCGACCTACCGGTGAAGGGTGACACGGCAATCATCGCCAAGCTTGAGGCGGAAAATGCGCGCAAGTGGAAGGGCTTCGATGCGCCTTATGCCAACCTGCGCTGCGTTGCGGCTGCGGCCGAAAATCCGAATATCGAAGATGGCCTGAAATTCGAACGCGCCGAATTCATGAAACTGATGACGGGTAGCCAGTCTGCAGCCCAGCGGCACATGTTCTTTGCCGAACGTCAGGCAGCGAAGATCGACGGCCTGCCCAAGGACACCCAGTTGCGCGACATCAAGAAGGTCGGCGTGATCGGTGCTGGCACCATGGGCGGCGGCATCACGATGAACTTCCTGCAAAAGGGCATCCCTGTAACCATCGTCGAAATGGTGCAGGAAAACCTTGATCGCGGCGTCGCTGTAATCCGCAAGAATTACGAGGCTTCGGCTGCCAAGGGCCGCTACACCAGCGAGCAGGTCGAAAAGATGATGGGGCTGCTGACGCCCTCGCTTAGCCTCGACGATCTGGCCGATTGCGATCTTGTGATCGAGGCGGTTTATGAAAGCATGGACGTCAAGAAAGACGTGTTCGGCAAGCTCGACACAATCTGCAAGCCGGGTGCGATCCTGGCATCGAACACCAGCTATCTGGATGTGAACGAGATTGCGGCGTCGACCTCGCGCCCGCAGGATGTGCTTGGCATGCACTTCTTCTCGCCCGCCAATGTGATGAAGCTGCTCGAGGTGGTGCGCGGCGACAAGACCGCGGACGATGTGCTCGCAACCGCGATGGCGATCGGCAAGAAAATCGGCAAGATTGCGGTGGTCGCAGGCGTTTGCCACGGCTTTATCGGCAACCGCATGCTCAGCCAGCGCCAGATTCCGGCGAATGCGCTGTTGATGGAGGGCGCATCGCCCGAACAGATCGACAATGTCTTCACCGACTTCGGTTTCCCGATGGGGCCGTTCCAGATGGCCGACCTTGCCGGCATGGATATTGGCTGGCACCGCGATACCTCGCTCGAGCCGACCAATGTGCGCGAAGCCATGTGCCTTGCCGGCCGTTTCGGACAGAAGAACGGCAAGGGCTTTTACGACTATGACGAAAAGCGCAACCGCACGCCGAGCGCCGAAGCGCTTGCGATCATCGAAGATTTTCGCAGCCGTTCGAACATGCAGAAGCGTGAAATCACCGATCAGGAAATCATCGAGCGCTGCCTCTATCCGATGGTCAACGAAGGCTATCTGATTTTGGAAGAAGGCAAGGCACAGCGCGCATCCGACATCGATGTCGTCTGGATCTATGGCTATGGCTGGCCCGTCTATCGTGGTGGCCCGATGTTCTGGGGCGACCTAGAAGGTGCCAAGAAAATCGTCGAATCGCTTGAGCGCCAAGGCGTGAAAGTTGCTGAATCGCTTAAGGCGAAAGCGGCCTGA
- a CDS encoding SDR family NAD(P)-dependent oxidoreductase, with protein sequence MGALAGKVAIITGAGSGIGRASARRFAAEGAKLVIGDKTEAVFETAKMVEEAGGTVTALQIDAGVEADVAKLVETAKANYGGVDVAFANAGIIGDMGGIFEIDPATMAETFRVNVIGPALMVKHAGKAMVDQGRGGSIVLTASVAGLNSGAGPLTYSASKAGVINLAKTAAQQLTTSGVRVNAICPGLTETGMTKPTFDYARSKDVMHKVGQLNPLKRAAQPEELANVALFLASDQASYVNGQAIAVDGGLTSSHPVTRQLLGQTAH encoded by the coding sequence ATGGGCGCACTCGCAGGCAAAGTTGCAATCATAACAGGCGCGGGTTCGGGCATCGGCCGTGCATCTGCCAGGCGGTTCGCTGCTGAAGGCGCGAAGCTCGTCATAGGTGACAAGACCGAAGCGGTTTTCGAAACGGCAAAGATGGTAGAGGAAGCTGGCGGAACCGTCACCGCGCTGCAGATCGATGCCGGTGTTGAGGCCGATGTGGCGAAACTCGTCGAGACCGCGAAGGCCAATTATGGCGGCGTCGATGTTGCCTTCGCCAATGCCGGTATCATCGGCGATATGGGCGGAATCTTCGAAATTGATCCTGCCACCATGGCCGAAACCTTCCGCGTCAACGTCATTGGCCCCGCCTTGATGGTGAAACATGCGGGCAAGGCGATGGTCGATCAGGGACGTGGCGGGTCCATTGTGCTGACCGCGAGCGTCGCTGGCCTCAATTCGGGCGCTGGCCCGCTAACTTATTCGGCATCGAAGGCAGGCGTCATCAACCTCGCCAAGACAGCGGCGCAGCAGCTGACGACCTCGGGCGTGCGCGTGAATGCGATCTGCCCGGGCCTCACCGAAACCGGCATGACCAAGCCGACATTTGATTATGCTCGTTCAAAGGATGTGATGCACAAGGTGGGGCAGTTGAACCCGCTGAAGCGCGCGGCCCAGCCGGAGGAGCTGGCCAATGTCGCATTGTTCCTCGCCTCTGATCAGGCAAGCTATGTCAACGGGCAGGCGATTGCGGTCGACGGTGGTTTGACCAGCTCGCATCCGGTTACGCGGCAACTTCTCGGACAGACGGCACACTGA
- a CDS encoding serine hydrolase domain-containing protein, whose product MSDDNAALGLGFLPDRLARIGAHIQEKYLDSGKLPFGALLIGRGDDVAHTWASGVDHDAIFRIASMTKPITSIVFMQLVEQGKVALSEPVAKYIPEFADLGVFMAGGGNVPFTSRPPTTRLNIIDVLRHTTGFTYSFQERTPVDAAYRKTELEHWMKNDSQSFINHLSQIPLEFDPGTCWNYSVSTDVLGVLVERISGQSLGDYFREHIFEPLGMKDTGFKVAADQAHRIPPCYAFHPKDKMVQTDKAGADSLWAQGWKFESGGGGLASTVHDYHRFCRMLLNGGALDGVQIVSPKTLELMTANHLPGGGDLTQHSKSLFSEAENAGIGFGLGFACNIDPAATMLAGSKGEFYWGGMYSTAFLVDPVEDLIMVFMTQLAPSSTYPIRREIRTMMYAALAA is encoded by the coding sequence ATGAGCGACGACAACGCAGCACTCGGACTTGGCTTCCTGCCTGATCGGCTCGCCCGCATCGGCGCGCACATTCAGGAGAAATATCTCGACAGCGGCAAACTGCCCTTTGGCGCGCTGCTCATCGGGCGCGGCGACGACGTCGCGCACACATGGGCGTCGGGCGTCGATCATGATGCCATTTTCCGCATCGCCAGCATGACCAAGCCGATCACCTCGATCGTTTTCATGCAACTGGTCGAGCAGGGCAAGGTCGCGTTGAGCGAGCCGGTCGCCAAATATATTCCGGAATTCGCCGATCTGGGCGTGTTCATGGCTGGCGGCGGCAATGTGCCCTTCACAAGCCGCCCGCCCACGACACGGCTCAATATCATCGACGTGCTGCGCCACACCACCGGCTTCACTTACAGCTTTCAGGAACGCACGCCGGTCGACGCCGCCTATCGCAAGACTGAGCTTGAGCACTGGATGAAGAATGACAGCCAGAGCTTCATCAACCACCTGTCGCAGATTCCGCTCGAATTCGATCCGGGCACTTGCTGGAATTACTCGGTTTCAACTGACGTATTGGGCGTATTGGTAGAGCGCATTTCGGGCCAGTCGCTGGGCGATTATTTCCGCGAGCATATTTTCGAACCGCTCGGCATGAAGGATACCGGCTTCAAGGTGGCCGCCGACCAAGCACATCGCATTCCGCCCTGCTATGCCTTCCATCCCAAGGACAAGATGGTGCAGACTGACAAGGCAGGGGCCGACAGCCTGTGGGCGCAAGGTTGGAAGTTTGAATCGGGTGGCGGCGGCCTTGCCTCGACCGTCCACGATTATCATCGTTTCTGCCGGATGTTGCTCAATGGCGGCGCACTTGATGGTGTCCAGATTGTCAGCCCTAAGACATTGGAGCTGATGACTGCCAACCATCTGCCTGGCGGCGGCGATTTGACCCAGCATTCGAAATCGCTGTTCAGCGAAGCGGAAAATGCAGGCATCGGTTTCGGGCTTGGCTTCGCCTGCAATATCGATCCTGCAGCCACGATGCTCGCGGGATCGAAGGGTGAATTCTACTGGGGCGGCATGTATTCGACCGCCTTCCTCGTCGACCCGGTCGAGGATCTGATCATGGTTTTCATGACCCAACTCGCGCCCTCATCGACCTATCCGATCCGGCGTGAAATTCGCACGATGATGTATGCGGCTTTGGCGGCTTAG
- a CDS encoding phosphotransferase family protein, whose amino-acid sequence MSDNAAMNADEAFVGTVEPEGADKLDEGRLTEWMQANVEGFKGPLHLTKFKGGQSNPTYKIEAESGNYVLRRKPFGPLLPSAHAVDREYKVQAGMYKTGFPVARQYGLCTDDSVIGSWFYVMGMVDGRTIWNGAMPGSTPEERRAVYFEMFDVLAKLHNTDIEAAGLSDFGKPGNYFGRQVDRWTKQYRLSETETMPGMEKLIEWLPATLPEQTRTSVVHGDFRIDNAIFDRNSPKCLAVLDWELSTIGDPLADFSYVAMAWVTENGGRSGVKDLDRKELGIPELEEVVERYCAATGRDSIPDLNWYLAYNFFRLAGIMQGIKKRVIDGTASSAHAKAMSDRVTPLVDRAWEFAVKAGAA is encoded by the coding sequence ATGAGCGATAATGCAGCCATGAATGCTGATGAGGCTTTTGTCGGTACGGTCGAACCCGAGGGTGCAGACAAACTCGACGAAGGCCGCCTTACCGAGTGGATGCAGGCAAATGTGGAGGGCTTCAAAGGCCCTCTGCACCTGACCAAGTTCAAAGGCGGGCAATCGAATCCGACTTACAAGATCGAAGCGGAGTCGGGCAATTATGTGCTCCGGCGCAAACCCTTTGGGCCGTTGCTCCCTTCGGCGCATGCCGTGGACCGCGAGTATAAGGTGCAGGCGGGGATGTATAAGACCGGTTTCCCTGTGGCGCGCCAATATGGTCTGTGCACCGACGACAGTGTGATCGGCAGCTGGTTTTATGTCATGGGCATGGTCGATGGCCGCACCATCTGGAACGGTGCCATGCCGGGTAGCACTCCGGAGGAACGCCGTGCGGTCTATTTCGAGATGTTCGATGTCCTCGCCAAATTGCACAACACCGATATCGAGGCTGCGGGCCTTTCCGATTTCGGCAAGCCGGGCAATTATTTCGGTCGTCAGGTTGATCGCTGGACGAAGCAGTATCGCCTGTCGGAAACCGAAACCATGCCTGGCATGGAAAAGCTGATCGAATGGCTGCCCGCGACCTTGCCCGAACAGACCCGCACCAGCGTGGTCCATGGCGATTTCCGCATCGATAATGCGATTTTCGATCGCAACAGCCCGAAATGCCTCGCCGTTCTCGATTGGGAATTGTCGACCATCGGCGATCCGCTGGCAGATTTCTCCTATGTCGCAATGGCATGGGTGACCGAAAATGGCGGCCGTTCAGGCGTCAAGGATCTGGACCGCAAGGAACTCGGCATCCCGGAACTGGAAGAAGTCGTCGAGCGCTATTGCGCGGCAACTGGTCGCGACAGCATTCCCGATCTCAACTGGTACCTTGCCTATAACTTCTTCCGCCTTGCGGGGATCATGCAGGGCATCAAGAAGCGTGTGATCGATGGCACCGCCAGCTCGGCGCATGCCAAGGCCATGTCTGATCGCGTGACCCCGCTAGTCGATCGGGCTTGGGAATTTGCGGTAAAGGCGGGAGCGGCATAA
- a CDS encoding antibiotic biosynthesis monooxygenase family protein: MPTYPPSTVAVIFIAERTLADDAGYAVAANAMVELASRQPGYLGINSARGEDRIGITVSYWADEEAAKAWRDNPEHAAIRDAGRNRWYSWYDLHVASITRSYDWVKL, from the coding sequence ATGCCGACTTACCCGCCTTCGACCGTTGCAGTCATCTTCATTGCCGAACGGACATTGGCGGATGATGCCGGTTATGCTGTTGCTGCCAACGCGATGGTCGAGCTTGCCAGCAGGCAGCCCGGATATCTCGGCATCAATTCAGCACGCGGTGAAGATCGCATCGGTATTACAGTCAGCTATTGGGCAGATGAGGAAGCCGCCAAGGCGTGGCGCGACAACCCCGAACATGCGGCGATCCGCGATGCGGGGCGTAACCGCTGGTACAGCTGGTACGACCTGCACGTCGCCTCGATCACGCGCAGCTATGATTGGGTGAAACTCTGA
- a CDS encoding acyl-CoA dehydrogenase family protein gives MDFTFTERETYWRDRIKSHIDTYLRPRVGDYKKEMESGDTRWKVLQVLEEEKARAKAAGLWNLFMPPQGANPHLDTSVEFEGPQLTNVEYALCAEEMGRLGFSSEVFNCSAPDTGNMEVFHRYGTAEQKKKWLVPLMNGEIRSAFLMTEPAVASSDATNIETRMVRDGDEYVINGTKWWSSGLGDPRCKVAIVMGKTDTGAQKHQQQSQIIVPMDAPGVNILRHLPVFGYDDAPHGHMEVELKDVRVPVENVILGEGRGFEIAQGRLGPGRIHHCMRTIGVAEEALEKMCRRLTSRVAFGKTIAEHSVWHERIARARIDIEMTRLLCLKAAQMMDTVGNKAAANEIAMIKVQAPNMALKIIDDAIQAHGGGGVSEDFGLASAYAHQRTLRLADGPDEVHSRSIARMELGKYGGVRGGVELTSGNLAVTR, from the coding sequence ATGGACTTTACCTTCACCGAACGCGAAACCTATTGGCGCGACCGCATCAAGAGCCACATCGACACCTACCTCCGTCCGCGTGTCGGTGACTATAAAAAGGAAATGGAAAGCGGCGACACCCGCTGGAAAGTCCTGCAAGTCCTTGAAGAGGAAAAGGCTCGGGCCAAGGCCGCTGGCCTTTGGAACCTGTTCATGCCACCACAGGGTGCCAATCCGCACCTCGACACCTCTGTCGAATTCGAAGGTCCGCAACTGACCAACGTCGAATATGCACTGTGTGCTGAAGAAATGGGTCGGCTCGGATTTTCCTCCGAAGTGTTCAACTGCTCGGCCCCTGACACCGGCAATATGGAAGTCTTCCACCGCTATGGCACGGCCGAACAGAAGAAGAAGTGGCTTGTGCCGCTGATGAATGGCGAAATCCGTTCGGCCTTCCTGATGACCGAACCTGCCGTGGCTTCGTCCGATGCCACCAACATTGAAACCCGCATGGTTCGCGATGGCGACGAATATGTCATCAACGGTACCAAATGGTGGTCGTCGGGTCTGGGCGATCCGCGCTGCAAGGTTGCGATCGTGATGGGCAAGACGGACACTGGCGCGCAAAAGCACCAGCAACAGTCGCAGATTATTGTGCCGATGGACGCTCCCGGCGTGAACATCCTGCGCCACTTGCCGGTCTTCGGTTATGATGATGCCCCGCATGGCCATATGGAAGTTGAACTGAAGGACGTTCGCGTCCCGGTTGAAAACGTTATCCTCGGCGAAGGCCGCGGCTTTGAAATTGCGCAGGGCCGGCTTGGACCTGGCCGTATCCACCACTGCATGCGGACGATTGGCGTCGCTGAAGAAGCGCTGGAAAAGATGTGCCGCCGCCTCACCAGTCGCGTCGCTTTCGGCAAGACGATTGCCGAACATAGCGTCTGGCATGAACGTATCGCGCGCGCCCGTATCGACATCGAAATGACTCGTCTGCTCTGCCTGAAGGCAGCACAGATGATGGACACCGTCGGCAACAAGGCCGCGGCCAATGAAATCGCGATGATCAAGGTTCAGGCACCGAATATGGCACTGAAAATTATCGACGACGCCATTCAGGCGCATGGCGGTGGCGGCGTGTCCGAAGATTTCGGTCTGGCTTCGGCCTATGCACATCAGCGTACCCTGCGTCTCGCCGATGGCCCCGATGAAGTGCACAGCCGTTCGATCGCTCGGATGGAACTGGGCAAATATGGCGGCGTTCGTGGCGGCGTTGAACTGACAAGCGGCAATCTGGCGGTGACACGCTGA
- a CDS encoding SDR family NAD(P)-dependent oxidoreductase, producing the protein MSLFDMSGQVALITGSSRGIGKAIAEEMAEHGAKVVISSRKQDACDAVAAEINAKYGAGTAIAVAANISSKEDLQHLVDETRKAFGKITALVCNAASNPYYGPSAGISDDQFRKIMDNNILSNHWLIHMVAPEMCERGQGSVTIVSSVGGLKASTVIGAYCISKAADMQMARNLADEFGPKGVRVNCIAPGLIKTDFARALWENPDTLEISTRRSSLRRIGEPYEIAGAAVFLASKAGGFTTGQTIVIDGGNTISGG; encoded by the coding sequence ATGTCCCTTTTCGACATGAGCGGGCAGGTTGCCCTGATAACCGGTTCGTCGCGCGGCATTGGCAAGGCGATTGCCGAGGAAATGGCAGAGCATGGCGCAAAGGTGGTCATTTCCAGCCGCAAGCAGGATGCCTGTGATGCAGTCGCGGCCGAAATCAACGCGAAATATGGCGCTGGCACTGCAATCGCGGTCGCAGCCAACATTTCCTCGAAAGAAGATTTGCAGCATTTGGTCGATGAAACGCGCAAGGCATTCGGCAAGATAACCGCCTTGGTCTGCAATGCGGCATCCAACCCCTATTACGGTCCAAGCGCCGGGATCAGCGACGATCAATTCCGCAAGATCATGGACAACAACATCCTGTCCAACCACTGGCTGATTCATATGGTCGCACCCGAAATGTGCGAACGTGGGCAGGGGTCGGTCACCATCGTTTCGTCGGTCGGCGGTTTGAAGGCTTCGACCGTCATCGGTGCCTATTGCATTTCCAAGGCTGCCGACATGCAGATGGCGCGCAATCTGGCCGATGAATTCGGGCCAAAGGGTGTGCGCGTCAACTGCATCGCACCGGGCCTGATCAAGACCGACTTTGCCCGTGCGCTTTGGGAGAATCCCGATACGTTGGAAATTTCAACCCGTCGCTCGTCGCTGCGCCGCATTGGCGAGCCGTATGAAATCGCCGGGGCAGCGGTATTCCTTGCCAGCAAGGCAGGCGGCTTTACCACAGGACAAACGATCGTCATCGACGGCGGCAATACAATTTCAGGAGGATGA